TGTATAATGTTAACATTGATGTACAAGCTCAGATTTTAATAGTTGAAGGAACCATTGAGCCTGAGAAACTGCTTGGATACATACAAAAGAAGGTGCACAAGCATGCAGAGATCATTACCCCAAGACCAGAACAAGAAAAGGAGGAGCAAAACGAAAGCCTGAAAGTAGAGACAAAGAACATGAAAGTAAAGAAAAATGTAGGATTCAAAGAAGAAAAGGGTGTGGAGCTAAAAATCAAGGATGGGGAAGCAAAGAACATAGAAGTAAAGAAAAATGTAGGATTCAAAGAAGAAAAGGGTGTGGAGCTAAAAATCAAGGATGGAGAAGCAAAGAACATAGGAGTACTAAAGAAAAGTGTAGAGTTTAAGGAAGAAAAGGATGAGGAGCTAAAGATGAAGGATGGCAATAATGTTCCATATTTCATTCATTATGCCTTTGCCCCTcagatttttagtgatgaaaatcCAAATGCATGTTCTATATTGTAGATGGGTACCAAACACTAGCTCttaatatctatatatagcaTTGTAATTAGATGGGTTAATTAACATGCCCGACTCTACATTTAATTGGGAACATACAATTTGAGCTTTTGCTTTGAATTTGTGTGATATTCATCAGAACTTGATATATTTTGTTAAATAATTTGGTCAAATCTATACAATATCAAATTTAAGGCTAAAAATCTATGCTCTGGTCATATGTAAGGTAAATATATATTATGCGTTTTATTGCTCATCAGGAAAAAGATATGCACTTCTTCAGTGCTTCTTGGAGCCGTTAATTGCCTATCTATCAATAGCTATGAAGATTAATTAGTATATAGGGAAAACATAGAACA
This region of Malania oleifera isolate guangnan ecotype guangnan chromosome 10, ASM2987363v1, whole genome shotgun sequence genomic DNA includes:
- the LOC131166231 gene encoding heavy metal-associated isoprenylated plant protein 4; amino-acid sequence: MAKEEKNQDKDVEVITAVYKVNLHCPQCACQIQKPLLRTQGVHEVEVHMERNEIRVKGRIEPKKMHERIKKLCKREVEMMVPAAAAQGKAKDGNNVTEKTLVKETKEVTVAQQKNKDGLATEKIMVKDTKEQKLCTTRIKVHLHCEKCGHDLEKKLIKNKGVYNVNIDVQAQILIVEGTIEPEKLLGYIQKKVHKHAEIITPRPEQEKEEQNESLKVETKNMKVKKNVGFKEEKGVELKIKDGEAKNIEVKKNVGFKEEKGVELKIKDGEAKNIGVLKKSVEFKEEKDEELKMKDGNNVPYFIHYAFAPQIFSDENPNACSIL